CTTCCATAACAGTGTTGATAGATTTGAGTATGTCGGAGTTGAGGGAAATATGCAGAGTTTGTTGACTCCATTGAGCAAGGGTTTTGAGAAGGGTTTCTCTGGTTTTGGTGAGACGACGGGAGACGGTATATTGTTGGAGGGCAAGTTTTTGGGCGATTTCTTGCTGGGTGAGTGCTTGGGTGTAGTAAAGTTGGAGAATTTCCTGGGTTTGGGGTTCGAGTTGGGTGAGTGCGGTGGTTAGGAGTTGGTGAATTTCTGCTTGTTGTTTGTCTCTGTTGCTTTCCTCTTCCTGGGTAATAATTTCACTTAATAGAGATTCTTGTTGATTGCTGGGGATATTATCAATGAGTTCGTTTCCTGTTTCCCCAGATGTGGATATATTTATTGATGTGACTGGGGGGTGAAGATAACGACGCAGTGCTTTTGCTATGTTTAATAACCAGGTTTCTAGGGTTTGAGGGGTAATATTTTCAGAATTTTTTTGGTTGTATGCAGTGGCGATCGCCTCCCAAGTTGCTGCATCTGGGGGTGGGAGTTTGCGACTACCTTGAGGTTGGGTGGGTGCGTAAAGAGATTTGAAACATTGCCAAGCACTGGTGTAATTGGTGATAGTATCGCGGGGCAGGGATATAGCTTGTAAAGCTTCTTGTAAGCGTTTTTGGCTCGTTTTGCGCAATAATCCCCACTCCGAGCAAATATCCATTTCGTGACTTTGCCGCAGATTCTCCCGAATTACCGTTATAAATATGGCACTAGCATAATTTTTGAGACTAAAACCTTGTTGGGGATTAAACCCTTTGAGAATTTTTTCAACCTGGGCGATCGCAATTTGAAAACAGTCAGCTAATTTATATTGGGTACTTGTCAAGTTATTGGCAGTTTTCCGCGCTACCCAAAAACAAGCTTCCTGTAAGTATGCGGTTAAATGTGCTTGCGGTAAGTTGCGAGATTGTGACTGCCATAATTTGTGCCAATAAATTGCCCAAAAGTTTTCCCCGTATTCCTGGGGAGACTCCTGGAGAACCCTTTGCATACTCTGACGCAATCGTCCATCTGTCACCCATTGTTGCAGGCGATTGCCATCCAAGAGCAAGAATGTAGAAAAAATTTCAATATTATTACTTCTAGGGTGCATAAAAATTAACTACCCAGCCTAAATTAATTCATGAGACAAATTTAATTACATAGTTTTTCGCAAGTTTTCGGAGTATTTTTTCTACAGATGTCAAACAGGTTATGTGACTACAGAGCAGATGTTGGCAGAGTAGCACAAAATCAGTGATAATTTTTACGCTTACTTACTGACATAGGGGAGGGCGATCGCAAAACAACTGCCTACCTCCAACTCACTAGTTAAAGTCACTTCTCCGTGATGCATTTCAACGATACGTTTAACTAAAGCCAATCCTAAACCTGTACCTTCATAGTTGCGATTTAGCGCACTATCTACTTGAATGAAAGGTTCAAACACTTTCTTGAGATTTTCAGGAGCAATGCCAATTCCTGTGTCTTTGACGTTAATTTGTAAGTAATTTTGTTGTTTAATTGTGGTTGGATAAATAACTTCTAAAGTAATACATCCTCCTTCGGGAGTAAATTTCACGGCATTATTTAGCAGATTAATTAATACTTGGCGGATGCGTCGTTCATCGAGATTGAAATCGGGCAAATTAGTAGGTAATTTACTGACTAACTGAATTGATTTTTTCGCTGCTTGGGGTTTGATGAATTCTAAACTTTGCTGACATAAGGGTATAATTGCCGTGTTTTGGCAGTCAAGTTCAATTTGTCCAGAGGCAATTTTAGAAACATCGAGAATATCATTAATTAGTTCGAGTAAATGGTTCCCACTACGCTCCACTGTAGCTAGAGCTTGCAGTTGTTGTGCGTTAATTTCTCCAAAGATTTCTTCCTGTAATGCTTCCGTCATCCCCAAAATTGCATTCATAGGGGTACGCAATTCATGACTCATAGTAGCGAGAAATTCGTCTTTGAGACGGGTTGCACGGATAAGTTCTGCATTAGTTTGTTCGAGTTCCTCTTCGTAGGCTTTGCGATCGCGAAACAACTTAGCATTTTCTAAGGATATGGC
The Calothrix sp. 336/3 DNA segment above includes these coding regions:
- a CDS encoding sigma-70 family RNA polymerase sigma factor, producing MHPRSNNIEIFSTFLLLDGNRLQQWVTDGRLRQSMQRVLQESPQEYGENFWAIYWHKLWQSQSRNLPQAHLTAYLQEACFWVARKTANNLTSTQYKLADCFQIAIAQVEKILKGFNPQQGFSLKNYASAIFITVIRENLRQSHEMDICSEWGLLRKTSQKRLQEALQAISLPRDTITNYTSAWQCFKSLYAPTQPQGSRKLPPPDAATWEAIATAYNQKNSENITPQTLETWLLNIAKALRRYLHPPVTSINISTSGETGNELIDNIPSNQQESLLSEIITQEEESNRDKQQAEIHQLLTTALTQLEPQTQEILQLYYTQALTQQEIAQKLALQQYTVSRRLTKTRETLLKTLAQWSQQTLHISLNSDILKSINTVMEEWLQGYFGKE